A window of the Alnus glutinosa chromosome 4, dhAlnGlut1.1, whole genome shotgun sequence genome harbors these coding sequences:
- the LOC133867033 gene encoding cysteine proteinase mucunain-like, whose protein sequence is MASYRSPSTMAIFLFMIFTFSSALDMSIITYDESHGEKSGWRTDDDVMAIYEAWLTKHSKAYNAIGEKEKRFEIFKDNLRFIDEHNSAESRTYKVGLNRFADLTNEEYRATYLGAKPSTRKRLSKQRSDRYAPRVGEKLPESVDWRKEGAVVDVKDQGSCGSCWAFSTIAAVEGINKIVTGDLISLSEQELVDCDTSYNEGCNGGLMDNAFDFIINNGGIDSEEDYPYKASDGRCDTFRKNARVVTIDDYEDVPVNNEKALQKAVANQPVSVAIEGGGREFQLYVSGIFTGKCGTALDHGVAAVGYGTENGVGYWIVRNSWGASWGEAGYIRMERNLNGTATGKCGIAMEASYPIKKGQNPPNPGPSPPSPIKPPTVCDNSYSCAESNTCCCIYEYANYCFAWGCCPLEGATCCDDHYSCCPHDYPVCNVNAGTCLTSKNNPLGVKALRRIPAKPHWTFGSA, encoded by the exons ATGGCTTCGTACAGATCACCTTCAACCATGGCGATCTTCCTGTTCATGATCTTCACGTTCTCGTCGGCCTTGGATATGTCGATCATTACGTACGACGAGAGCCACGGCGAAAAATCGGGCTGGAGGACCGACGACGACGTGATGGCGATATACGAGGCGTGGCTCACGAAGCACAGCAAGGCCTACAACGCCATCGGGGAGAAGGAGAAGAGATTCGAGATTTTCAAGGACAATCTCCGGTTCATCGACGAGCACAACAGCGCCGAGAGCCGGACGTACAAGGTTGGGCTGAACCGGTTCGCCGATCTGACCAACGAGGAGTACCGGGCCACGTACCTGGGTGCCAAGCCCAGTACCAGGAAGAGGCTTTCGAAGCAGAGGAGCGACCGTTATGCGCCACGTGTCGGAGAGAAGTTGCCCGAGTCCGTTGATTGGAGGAAGGAAGGTGCGGTCGTTGACGTCAAAGACCAAGGAAGTTGTG GGAGTTGCTGGGCATTCTCGACAATTGCTGCTGTGGAAGGGATAAACAAGATAGTGACAGGCGATTTGATCTCACTATCAGAGCAAGAGCTGGTGGACTGTGATACATCATATAATGAAGGATGCAATGGGGGTCTAATGGACAatgcctttgatttcatcatCAACAATGGTGGCATCGACAGTGAAGAAGATTATCCTTATAAAGCTTCTGATGGCAGATGTGATACATTCCGG AAAAATGCCAGGGTTGTTACAATTGATGACTATGAAGATGTTCCTGTAAACAACGAGAAAGCATTGCAAAAGGCAGTTGCTAACCAGCCAGTGAGCGTTGCCATTGAAGGAGGTGGCAGGGAATTCCAGCTTTACGTATCG GGTATATTCACGGGAAAATGCGGGACAGCACTGGACCATGGAGTTGCTGCTGTTGGATATGGCACAGAAAATGGTGTTGGTTACTGGATTGTGAGGAACTCATGGGGTGCAAGCTGGGGAGAGGCAGGGTATATCAGGATGGAGCGCAATCTGAATGGCACTGCCACAGGCAAATGTGGTATAGCAATGGAGGCTTCTTACCCTATCAAGAAAGGCCAGAACCCGCCCAACCCGGGCCCCTCTCCGCCATCTCCGATAAAGCCCCCAACTGTCTGTGATAACTCTTACTCCTGTGCTGAGAGCAACACTTGCTGCTGTATCTATGAGTATGCAAACTATTGCTTTGCATGGGGATGCTGCCCTCTCGAGGGTGCCACCTGCTGTGATGACCATTACAGTTGCTGCCCGCATGACTATCCCGTCTGTAACGTTAATGCAGGGACCTGCTTGACG AGCAAGAACAACCCATTGGGAGTGAAGGCACTGAGGCGCATTCCTGCTAAACCTCACTGGACCTTTGGAAGTGCTTAA
- the LOC133866731 gene encoding uncharacterized protein LOC133866731 isoform X1 has protein sequence MESGLPMLNCLLQHTLRSLCSCPDSSNSSKWVYAVFWRILPRNYPPPKWEYGGTALDRSKGNKRNWILVWEDGFCDFLECERTGSGYMKGRFGTDIFFKMSHEVYNFGEGLVGKVAADNSHKWVFRDPPSDGDPSLISSWNVSIEPQPRAWEIQFNSGIQTIAIISVREGVVQLGSFDKALQIVEDLNLVISIQRKFSYLQSIPGVFTIQRPCLPIQHPYVIKPSMQTIESHETSLSFYNKRQLTRVKRLFGDKTEDSDSPIKSINLGWNTPQNGIAGQPIWPIPPLLPTMPCSLGALLAKLPSVAPYYSTIEAPDTALPDDNIDSSNQRVRVDNGGIQTANMKLEYSSREGEGALNLN, from the exons ATGGAAAGTGGACTTCCCATGCTTAACTGTCTCTTACAGCACACACTTAGAAGCCTATGCTCATGTCCGGATTCTTCCAATTCTTCCAAGTGGGTGTACGCTGTTTTCTGGAGAATACTTCCCCGGAATTACCCTCCACCCAA GTGGGAATATGGAGGGACTGCTCTTGATCGCTCCAAAGGAAACAAAAGGAACTG GATTCTAGTGTGGGAAGATGGGTTTTGTGATTTCTTAGAATGTGAACGAACTGGGAGTGGTTACATGAAGGGGAGGTTTGGAACTGATATCTTCTTCAAAATGTCTCATGAGGTGTACAATTTTGGAGAAGG ATTGGTGGGTAAAGTTGCAGCAGATAATAGTCACAAATGGGTGTTTAGAGATCCTCCAAGTGATGGTGATCCTAGCCTTATCTCCTCGTGGAATGTTTCCATTGAGCCT CAACCAAGAGCATGGGAGATTCAGTTCAATTCAGGCATTCAG ACAATTGCGATCATTTCTGTTAGAGAAGGCGTAGTTCAACTGGGATCATTCGATAAG GCTCTTCAGATTGTGGAAGATCTCAATCTAGTGATCAGCATACAGAGGAAGTTCAGCTATCTACAGAGCATTCCCGGCGTCTTCACCATTCAAAGACCATGCCTTCCTATCCAACATCCGTACGTAATCAAACCCAGTATGCAGACGATAGAAAGCCAtgaaacatctctctcattctaTAACAAGCGACAATTAACCAGAGTGAAGAGACTCTTCGGCGACAAAACAGAGGATTCCGATTCTCCCATAAAGTCGATCAACTTGGGCTGGAACACCCCACAAAACGGCATTGCAGGACAACCCATTTGGCCAATTCCTCCTCTTCTGCCCACTATGCCTTGCAGCCTTGGAGCACTCCTAGCAAAGCTACCTTCTGTGGCTCCATACTATAGCACCATTGAAGCTCCCGACACCGCTCTTCCGGACGACAATATCGACAGCTCGAATCAGAGAGTTCGGGTTGACAATGGTGGAATTCAGACAGCCAATATGAAACTGGAGTACTCTTCAAGGGAGGGAGAAGGCGCCTTAAATCTGAATTAA
- the LOC133866731 gene encoding protein RICE SALT SENSITIVE 3-like isoform X2, producing MESGLPMLNCLLQHTLRSLCSCPDSSNSSKWVYAVFWRILPRNYPPPKWEYGGTALDRSKGNKRNWILVWEDGFCDFLECERTGSGYMKGRFGTDIFFKMSHEVYNFGEGLVGKVAADNSHKWVFRDPPSDGDPSLISSWNVSIEPQPRAWEIQFNSGIQTIAIISVREGVVQLGSFDKIVEDLNLVISIQRKFSYLQSIPGVFTIQRPCLPIQHPYVIKPSMQTIESHETSLSFYNKRQLTRVKRLFGDKTEDSDSPIKSINLGWNTPQNGIAGQPIWPIPPLLPTMPCSLGALLAKLPSVAPYYSTIEAPDTALPDDNIDSSNQRVRVDNGGIQTANMKLEYSSREGEGALNLN from the exons ATGGAAAGTGGACTTCCCATGCTTAACTGTCTCTTACAGCACACACTTAGAAGCCTATGCTCATGTCCGGATTCTTCCAATTCTTCCAAGTGGGTGTACGCTGTTTTCTGGAGAATACTTCCCCGGAATTACCCTCCACCCAA GTGGGAATATGGAGGGACTGCTCTTGATCGCTCCAAAGGAAACAAAAGGAACTG GATTCTAGTGTGGGAAGATGGGTTTTGTGATTTCTTAGAATGTGAACGAACTGGGAGTGGTTACATGAAGGGGAGGTTTGGAACTGATATCTTCTTCAAAATGTCTCATGAGGTGTACAATTTTGGAGAAGG ATTGGTGGGTAAAGTTGCAGCAGATAATAGTCACAAATGGGTGTTTAGAGATCCTCCAAGTGATGGTGATCCTAGCCTTATCTCCTCGTGGAATGTTTCCATTGAGCCT CAACCAAGAGCATGGGAGATTCAGTTCAATTCAGGCATTCAG ACAATTGCGATCATTTCTGTTAGAGAAGGCGTAGTTCAACTGGGATCATTCGATAAG ATTGTGGAAGATCTCAATCTAGTGATCAGCATACAGAGGAAGTTCAGCTATCTACAGAGCATTCCCGGCGTCTTCACCATTCAAAGACCATGCCTTCCTATCCAACATCCGTACGTAATCAAACCCAGTATGCAGACGATAGAAAGCCAtgaaacatctctctcattctaTAACAAGCGACAATTAACCAGAGTGAAGAGACTCTTCGGCGACAAAACAGAGGATTCCGATTCTCCCATAAAGTCGATCAACTTGGGCTGGAACACCCCACAAAACGGCATTGCAGGACAACCCATTTGGCCAATTCCTCCTCTTCTGCCCACTATGCCTTGCAGCCTTGGAGCACTCCTAGCAAAGCTACCTTCTGTGGCTCCATACTATAGCACCATTGAAGCTCCCGACACCGCTCTTCCGGACGACAATATCGACAGCTCGAATCAGAGAGTTCGGGTTGACAATGGTGGAATTCAGACAGCCAATATGAAACTGGAGTACTCTTCAAGGGAGGGAGAAGGCGCCTTAAATCTGAATTAA